Proteins co-encoded in one Campylobacter ornithocola genomic window:
- a CDS encoding ATP-binding cassette domain-containing protein, whose product MFLEVKNLSKSYKFKKHWYLKEEEIFVFKDVNFSLNQNENLLLCGESGSGKSTLAKILCMLECANTGEVLLENENILNLDFNAQRNLRQKIQYIFQDQKLALNPYKNTKRLLLDVYENFKLKPDFEELFKLFDVFELEKDILNLKPSKLSGGQSQRLGLIRALLLKPKLLILDEITAALDMPTAYKILNYLYTFQKTHNITYIFISHQEKILQNICHKKVFL is encoded by the coding sequence ATGTTTTTAGAAGTTAAAAATTTAAGCAAATCTTATAAATTTAAAAAACACTGGTATTTAAAAGAAGAAGAAATCTTTGTTTTTAAAGATGTGAATTTTTCTTTAAATCAGAATGAAAATTTATTACTTTGCGGGGAAAGTGGTAGTGGTAAAAGTACTTTGGCTAAAATTCTTTGTATGCTTGAATGTGCAAATACTGGGGAGGTTTTGCTTGAAAATGAAAATATATTAAATTTAGATTTTAATGCCCAAAGAAATTTACGCCAAAAAATTCAATATATTTTCCAAGATCAAAAACTAGCTTTGAATCCTTATAAAAACACTAAAAGACTTTTACTTGATGTGTATGAAAATTTTAAACTTAAGCCCGATTTTGAAGAACTTTTTAAGCTTTTTGATGTTTTTGAGCTTGAAAAAGATATTTTAAATTTAAAACCTTCTAAGCTAAGTGGTGGTCAAAGCCAAAGACTAGGTTTGATTAGGGCTTTACTTTTAAAACCAAAATTGCTCATTTTAGATGAGATTACAGCAGCACTTGATATGCCAACTGCTTATAAAATTTTAAACTATTTGTATACTTTTCAAAAAACACATAATATTACCTATATTTTCATATCTCATCAAGAAAAAATCTTGCAAAATATATGTCACAAAAAAGTATTTTTATAA
- a CDS encoding ATP-binding cassette domain-containing protein, translating to MIKISNLNLSFKDKILLKDLNLNLEDGKALAIMGKSGAGKSLLLKSMIKLFDKHYKLNVQKFQIDQKDILNLKEKELNALRARVNLLFQDVYGSFYPLVDIGSYFNIVLKTHTNLSTKEIKEKAFYYFECLGLKNHDLLWHSFIYQLSGGMARRVQIALALLSGAKYLLCDEITSSLDRVNEEKIITILKELKSQFRNLIFITHDINLAKELCDEVAIMEEKTLIYQMPMKEFLNNPKGIFAKELLNYFENENVFRS from the coding sequence ATGATAAAAATTTCAAATTTAAATCTTAGTTTTAAAGATAAAATTTTATTAAAGGATTTAAATCTTAACTTAGAAGATGGTAAGGCTTTGGCTATCATGGGTAAAAGTGGAGCAGGAAAAAGCTTGCTTTTAAAAAGTATGATTAAGCTTTTTGATAAGCATTATAAACTCAATGTGCAAAAATTTCAGATTGATCAAAAAGATATTTTAAATTTAAAAGAAAAAGAGCTTAATGCACTAAGAGCTAGGGTAAATTTACTTTTTCAAGATGTTTATGGGAGTTTTTATCCTCTTGTTGATATAGGGAGCTATTTTAATATAGTTTTAAAAACTCATACCAATTTAAGCACAAAAGAAATAAAAGAAAAAGCCTTTTATTATTTTGAATGTTTAGGGCTTAAAAATCATGATCTTTTATGGCATTCTTTTATATATCAGTTAAGTGGTGGTATGGCAAGACGTGTTCAAATAGCTTTAGCTTTGTTAAGCGGTGCTAAGTATTTATTGTGTGATGAGATTACAAGCTCGCTTGATAGAGTCAACGAGGAAAAAATCATCACTATTTTAAAAGAGCTAAAATCGCAATTTAGAAATCTTATTTTCATCACTCATGATATAAATTTAGCTAAAGAACTTTGTGATGAGGTGGCTATCATGGAAGAAAAAACTTTAATTTATCAAATGCCTATGAAAGAATTTTTAAATAATCCAAAAGGTATTTTTGCTAAAGAATTGTTAAATTATTTTGAGAATGAAAATGTTTTTAGAAGTTAA
- a CDS encoding ABC transporter permease: protein MRKFCVVMILLSFILALFAPLISSYDPNLVDLSKAKIAPSLSHIFGTDLLGRDVFTRILYALRISLFVGVMAAFFSVFFACIYVFLTRFFAYAFFARVLDMLLALPSLLVIMFFQSFLAGSLWSMIFIIALGHFAFVAKVLDTQLNKFQKLEFYQNAIILGSSKMKALFSELLPACWNLLFVLFVLNIAHAITSEATLSFFGLGVELWTPSLGNMLNEASKAVFLGFWWMIVFPVVFILMLILPLLALGNDLQEEIKA from the coding sequence ATGCGTAAGTTTTGTGTAGTGATGATTTTGCTAAGTTTTATTTTAGCGCTTTTTGCACCTTTGATTAGTTCATATGATCCAAATTTAGTTGATCTAAGTAAAGCTAAAATTGCACCTAGTTTAAGTCATATTTTTGGCACAGATTTGCTTGGTAGAGATGTTTTTACGCGTATTTTGTATGCATTACGTATTTCTTTATTTGTTGGGGTAATGGCAGCATTTTTTAGTGTGTTTTTTGCTTGTATTTATGTGTTTTTAACAAGATTTTTTGCTTATGCTTTTTTTGCTAGAGTGCTTGATATGCTTTTAGCATTGCCATCTTTGCTTGTGATTATGTTTTTTCAAAGCTTTTTAGCAGGGTCTTTGTGGAGTATGATTTTTATCATTGCTTTGGGGCATTTTGCTTTTGTGGCAAAAGTGCTTGATACTCAGCTTAATAAATTTCAAAAACTTGAGTTTTATCAAAATGCTATCATTCTAGGCTCTAGTAAGATGAAAGCTTTATTTAGCGAGCTTTTACCTGCTTGTTGGAATTTGCTTTTTGTGCTTTTTGTTTTAAATATAGCCCATGCTATTACAAGTGAAGCTACTTTGAGCTTTTTTGGTTTAGGTGTGGAGCTTTGGACTCCAAGTTTGGGAAATATGCTCAATGAAGCAAGCAAGGCTGTGTTTTTAGGGTTTTGGTGGATGATAGTTTTTCCGGTAGTTTTTATACTTATGCTTATTTTGCCTTTACTTGCTTTGGGTAATGACTTGCAAGAAGAGATTAAAGCATGA
- a CDS encoding ABC transporter permease → MFKRLLWAFFLMIFASFLCFVMIYHAKGSVVFASVPQGTSLKIKEEIERNLNLDKPLLEQYENWAFKALKGDFSYSLISGEKVSEILKEKLPYTIILGSLAFLVLFVLSLFLALLCVFYKDSFLDKFITFLTMSFFALPAFSLSLMLILVFAVFFKLFPSSAIADIGFEDDVFNRLWHLFLPVCALVLSHLAVFVRFIRTSLIDSLNQSFIESAFARGLSKTRIYLHFVLKDAFGSILAYFGASFVSFLMGTYIVESVFSYEGVGNLVIKSILFKDYPVVLAVVIFSIFVVVLVNLIVEIICKMINPRFANA, encoded by the coding sequence ATTTTTAAACGCCTCTTGTGGGCGTTTTTTTTAATGATTTTTGCAAGTTTTTTATGCTTTGTGATGATTTATCATGCTAAAGGAAGCGTGGTTTTTGCTAGTGTACCTCAAGGAACTAGCCTTAAGATAAAAGAAGAAATCGAGCGTAATTTAAATTTAGATAAACCTTTGTTAGAGCAGTATGAAAATTGGGCTTTTAAAGCTTTAAAAGGCGACTTTTCATACTCTTTAATCAGCGGAGAAAAGGTTAGTGAGATTTTAAAAGAAAAGCTTCCCTATACCATTATATTAGGGAGTTTAGCTTTTTTAGTGCTTTTTGTATTATCTTTGTTTTTAGCACTTTTGTGCGTGTTTTATAAAGATAGTTTTTTAGATAAATTTATCACTTTTTTAACGATGAGTTTTTTTGCGTTACCTGCTTTTTCTTTATCATTAATGCTTATTTTAGTCTTTGCGGTATTTTTTAAACTTTTTCCAAGTTCTGCTATTGCTGATATTGGCTTTGAAGATGATGTGTTTAATCGTTTGTGGCATTTGTTTTTGCCCGTGTGTGCTTTAGTGCTTTCGCATTTAGCGGTTTTTGTGCGTTTTATAAGAACAAGCTTGATTGATAGCTTAAATCAAAGCTTTATAGAAAGTGCTTTTGCAAGAGGGCTTAGCAAAACAAGAATTTATTTGCATTTTGTGTTAAAAGATGCTTTTGGTTCTATACTTGCATATTTTGGTGCTTCTTTTGTGAGTTTTTTAATGGGAACTTACATAGTAGAAAGTGTATTTTCTTATGAGGGTGTAGGAAATTTAGTGATTAAAAGCATATTATTTAAAGACTATCCTGTGGTACTAGCTGTGGTGATTTTTAGCATTTTTGTGGTGGTGCTTGTAAATTTGATCGTAGAAATAATTTGCAAGATGATTAATCCAAGGTTTGCCAATGCGTAA
- a CDS encoding ABC transporter substrate-binding protein: MLRFFLMLFCALNLFAATPKDTIIIAVENEPERINPLFSEDHDVAIALVFSGLTRFDENMSLAPDLASSWKVSKDGLVYEFTLRDDVLWHDGAKFSAKDVEFSINALKDEKLNSPSKVNFDAVKEVKIIDDYHLSITLSKPFPAFLDALSVGVLPKHLLEKENLNTTKFNQMPIGTGSYKLKQWKQGQYMILEANENYHLAKVKTPKLILKHIKDPSISAIELKNGSIDVALVDFALASNFENDKNFKMLIEPSADYRALMFNLNHEFLKDQNVRLALNYAIDKQAIINSLLHSFGKVANHPLEKSWANPKEFATYTYDVKKANELLAKAGFIKNKNGILEKNDKEFSFEMYAMSEDPLRVALVNILQSEFLKLGIKAKAVAKPSGSFDYTKIDSFLVGWGSPYDPDFHTFRVFASSEDTALNSSGWNFGHYQNAKVDEALTKARNSLDINERKKYYKEFIDALYKDPAFLFISYIDYPLVFAKNIQGIKPHVLGHHGVGFTWNAYEWSKN; the protein is encoded by the coding sequence ATGTTGCGATTTTTTTTAATGCTTTTTTGTGCTTTAAATCTTTTTGCTGCTACGCCAAAAGATACGATTATTATAGCAGTGGAGAATGAACCAGAGCGTATTAACCCGCTTTTTAGTGAAGATCATGATGTGGCAATTGCACTTGTGTTTTCAGGACTTACACGCTTTGATGAAAATATGAGCTTAGCACCTGATCTTGCTAGTTCTTGGAAAGTTAGCAAAGATGGACTTGTTTATGAATTTACTTTAAGAGATGATGTATTGTGGCATGATGGGGCTAAATTTAGTGCTAAGGATGTGGAATTTAGTATAAATGCTTTAAAAGATGAGAAATTAAATTCACCTTCAAAGGTAAATTTTGACGCGGTTAAAGAAGTAAAAATCATCGATGATTATCATTTGTCTATCACTCTTTCAAAGCCTTTTCCGGCATTTTTAGATGCTTTGAGTGTAGGGGTTTTACCAAAACACTTGCTTGAAAAAGAAAATCTAAATACCACTAAATTTAATCAAATGCCCATAGGAACAGGCTCTTATAAGTTAAAGCAATGGAAGCAAGGTCAATACATGATCTTAGAAGCAAATGAAAATTACCATTTAGCTAAGGTGAAAACTCCAAAGCTCATACTAAAACACATTAAAGATCCAAGTATTAGTGCAATTGAACTTAAAAATGGTTCTATTGATGTGGCTTTAGTTGATTTTGCTTTAGCTTCAAATTTTGAAAATGATAAGAATTTTAAAATGCTTATAGAGCCTTCGGCTGATTACCGTGCTTTGATGTTTAATCTTAACCATGAGTTTTTAAAAGATCAAAATGTACGTTTAGCACTAAATTACGCCATCGATAAACAAGCTATTATAAATTCACTTTTGCATTCTTTTGGAAAGGTGGCCAATCATCCTTTAGAAAAATCATGGGCAAACCCTAAAGAATTTGCAACTTATACTTATGATGTAAAAAAAGCAAATGAGCTTTTAGCAAAAGCAGGTTTTATAAAAAATAAAAATGGTATTTTAGAAAAAAATGACAAAGAATTTAGCTTTGAAATGTATGCTATGAGTGAAGATCCATTAAGAGTAGCTTTAGTAAATATCTTACAAAGTGAGTTTTTAAAACTAGGTATTAAGGCAAAAGCTGTTGCTAAACCAAGTGGAAGTTTTGATTATACTAAAATTGATAGTTTTTTAGTGGGTTGGGGTAGTCCTTATGATCCTGACTTTCATACCTTTAGAGTTTTTGCAAGCTCTGAAGATACTGCCTTAAACTCAAGTGGATGGAATTTTGGTCATTATCAAAATGCCAAAGTAGATGAGGCTTTAACAAAGGCAAGAAATTCACTTGATATAAATGAAAGAAAAAAATATTATAAAGAATTTATTGATGCATTATATAAAGACCCTGCGTTTTTATTTATATCTTACATTGATTATCCTTTAGTTTTTGCTAAAAATATCCAAGGTATAAAACCTCATGTTTTAGGTCACCATGGAGTAGGTTTTACTTGGAATGCTTATGAGTGGAGCAAAAATTAG
- a CDS encoding DUF7149 domain-containing protein produces MHFTLLNEKDFFNPYYRKKQITQNEFDTFCKALTQYIKRLENSQSENEDYLVANALSPFLTTLNFKTHIKTKQKGKSEIDLAIAKDELSKDLEVLIEAKKPNSKEFITHIKPNSKALHEAILYYFRNREHSFSLKFIIITDFYKFYIFKASEFEELFYKNTSFKKLFEEFQSPNSLFKGNNDEFYKEASKLIENSKENLKGFFIDLAFLKDKRKSNFKNLASIFKTFHKDFLLNEFSPNDANSLNNAFYKELLYILGLSESKQLSKFIITQSEQSKQAQGTLYHLIASKLPEHDFEEVLKFIILWLNRILFLKLIESNLVRFNDDKTLKFLNYEKIPNFTTLSHLFFDILAKEKHTRAQSKFSYLPYLNSSLFEKQAIEKTILEIATLENDALLEYHPHTQLKDDKGKSKKGKVGLLEYLFEFLDSFDFGSDEQSEELIKQKELINSSVLGNVFEKLNGYKEGSFYTPSFITSYICKVSIEKVVLDRFNYTFKLNATKLSELRTQLRQEKISQEQKLALLNSIRICDPAVGSGHFLVSALNAMLMVHYELGLFEEDFYLSVQNDEILVQNHKGQFLEYKRPDFDKDKTHLCQKELFERKKDIIENNLFGVDINPNSCEITKLRLWIELLKHSFYESFDDANYHDLKTLPNIDINIKCGNSLISYFEIHKSLSHYPNIKERMDKYKRIVKDYKEGFYTDKTLIAKEIKNLKESFKNFCLKDKFAKEIKQLTNGANEYSKKYGDFLAQDEKDENFRAFFSKNMFEFDFDESAAKKEFKKLKKLYESIFDLESANPFEWRFEFSEVLDEGGSFQGFDLIIGNPPYIKENDNKEIFANTKNLRTYQGKMDIWYHFVGRGLDVLKENGILSFIATNNWTTNSGAKKLRNVILEECQILNLVDFSSFMVFDSASIQTMIMQFQKTKPPKNYEFNFAKLTTQSPSYEDVLDILENTKSPNNEILNINFKPKNFIYKTLNFIKNDYEEIFEKIQKYGKFYLDDKEIANGIHPHYDFVNNRINSNHNFVFKIGQGIFGLSEEEKEKLKLTKLENNLVKPYYDTQNFIKFFFEKNNHRWIIYTNSSFKNPNSMDNYPNLKKHLDKFKKVITSDNKPYGLHRARDEKFFTGSPRIVALRKCVNEPKFSYVDFDCYVSATFYVIKTQRIDTKYLVAILNSKLMMFWLKHKGKMQGNNYQIDKEPLLNIPIVDINSKNEKLASELISLVDEILILKEQDKKANTKTQEDKINSIVYKLYNLNEEEIKIIEGK; encoded by the coding sequence ATGCACTTTACTTTGTTAAATGAAAAAGATTTTTTCAACCCCTACTACCGCAAAAAGCAAATCACACAAAATGAATTTGACACTTTTTGCAAAGCTTTAACGCAGTATATAAAAAGGCTTGAAAACTCACAAAGTGAAAATGAAGATTATCTTGTAGCAAATGCACTTAGTCCATTTTTAACCACGCTAAATTTCAAAACCCACATCAAAACCAAGCAAAAAGGCAAAAGCGAGATCGACTTAGCCATCGCCAAAGATGAGCTTAGTAAAGACTTAGAAGTTCTCATCGAAGCTAAAAAGCCCAACTCAAAAGAATTCATCACACACATAAAGCCAAATTCCAAAGCTTTACATGAAGCCATTTTGTATTATTTTAGAAACAGAGAGCATAGCTTTAGCTTGAAATTTATCATCATCACAGACTTTTATAAATTCTACATTTTCAAAGCTAGTGAGTTTGAAGAGCTTTTTTATAAAAACACAAGCTTTAAAAAGCTTTTTGAAGAATTTCAAAGCCCAAATTCACTTTTTAAAGGCAATAATGATGAATTTTACAAAGAAGCAAGCAAACTCATAGAAAATTCCAAAGAAAACTTAAAAGGCTTTTTCATTGATTTAGCCTTTTTAAAAGACAAGCGAAAATCAAATTTCAAAAACCTAGCAAGTATTTTTAAAACTTTCCACAAAGACTTTTTGCTAAATGAATTTAGCCCAAATGACGCAAACTCACTAAACAATGCATTTTATAAAGAGCTTTTATACATCTTAGGTTTAAGCGAGAGCAAACAGCTTTCTAAATTCATCATCACACAAAGCGAGCAAAGCAAACAAGCCCAAGGCACGCTTTATCATCTCATAGCGAGCAAACTTCCAGAGCATGATTTTGAAGAAGTGTTAAAATTCATCATACTTTGGCTAAATCGTATTTTATTTTTAAAGCTTATTGAGTCAAATTTAGTTAGATTTAACGATGATAAAACCCTTAAATTTCTAAACTATGAAAAAATTCCAAATTTTACCACCCTTTCGCACCTTTTCTTTGATATCTTAGCTAAAGAAAAACACACAAGAGCACAGAGTAAATTTAGCTATTTGCCTTATTTAAATTCATCGCTTTTTGAAAAGCAAGCCATAGAAAAAACCATACTAGAAATCGCCACTTTAGAAAATGATGCCTTACTAGAGTACCACCCGCACACACAACTAAAAGATGACAAAGGCAAAAGCAAAAAAGGTAAAGTAGGTTTGCTTGAATATTTGTTTGAGTTTTTAGACAGCTTTGACTTTGGATCTGATGAGCAAAGTGAAGAACTTATCAAGCAAAAAGAACTCATCAACTCAAGCGTTTTGGGAAATGTCTTTGAAAAGCTAAATGGTTATAAGGAAGGTAGTTTCTATACCCCAAGCTTTATCACTTCATATATATGTAAAGTAAGTATAGAAAAAGTCGTGCTTGATAGATTTAACTATACTTTTAAGCTAAATGCTACCAAACTAAGCGAGCTAAGAACCCAGTTGCGTCAAGAAAAAATCTCTCAAGAGCAAAAACTAGCCTTGCTAAATTCCATACGCATTTGCGATCCTGCGGTGGGAAGTGGGCATTTTTTAGTTTCAGCTTTAAATGCCATGCTTATGGTGCATTATGAGCTTGGTTTGTTTGAAGAGGACTTTTACCTAAGCGTGCAAAATGATGAAATTTTAGTGCAAAATCACAAAGGCCAGTTTTTAGAGTATAAACGCCCTGATTTTGACAAAGACAAAACCCACCTTTGCCAAAAAGAACTTTTTGAGCGTAAAAAAGACATCATAGAAAACAACCTTTTTGGAGTAGATATCAACCCAAATTCATGTGAGATCACTAAACTAAGACTTTGGATAGAGCTTTTAAAACACAGCTTTTATGAAAGCTTTGATGATGCAAACTATCATGATCTTAAAACCCTACCAAACATCGACATCAACATAAAATGCGGGAATTCTTTAATAAGTTATTTTGAAATTCACAAAAGCCTTTCTCACTACCCCAACATCAAAGAACGCATGGATAAATACAAACGCATAGTCAAAGACTACAAAGAAGGCTTTTACACCGACAAAACTCTCATCGCAAAAGAGATCAAAAACCTCAAAGAGTCTTTTAAAAATTTCTGCCTAAAAGACAAATTTGCCAAAGAGATCAAGCAACTTACCAACGGTGCTAATGAATACTCTAAAAAATACGGCGATTTTTTAGCACAAGATGAAAAAGATGAGAATTTTAGAGCATTTTTCTCTAAAAATATGTTTGAATTTGACTTTGATGAAAGTGCCGCTAAGAAAGAATTTAAAAAGCTTAAAAAGCTTTATGAGAGTATATTTGACTTAGAAAGTGCAAATCCTTTTGAATGGCGTTTTGAATTTAGCGAAGTGCTTGATGAGGGCGGGAGCTTTCAAGGGTTTGATCTCATCATCGGTAACCCACCTTACATAAAAGAAAATGATAATAAAGAAATTTTTGCAAATACTAAAAATTTAAGAACTTATCAAGGTAAAATGGATATTTGGTATCATTTTGTGGGGCGTGGTTTAGATGTACTAAAAGAAAATGGAATTTTATCTTTTATTGCCACAAACAATTGGACTACAAATTCGGGTGCTAAAAAATTACGTAATGTTATATTAGAAGAGTGTCAAATTTTAAATCTTGTCGATTTTTCTTCATTTATGGTTTTTGATTCTGCAAGCATACAAACTATGATAATGCAATTTCAAAAAACAAAACCACCTAAAAACTATGAATTTAATTTTGCAAAACTTACTACACAAAGTCCAAGTTATGAAGATGTTCTGGATATTTTAGAAAATACAAAGTCGCCTAATAATGAAATTTTAAATATAAATTTTAAGCCAAAGAATTTCATATACAAAACTTTGAATTTTATAAAAAATGATTATGAAGAGATATTTGAAAAAATCCAAAAATATGGAAAATTTTACCTTGATGATAAAGAAATAGCAAATGGGATACATCCGCATTATGATTTTGTAAATAATAGAATTAATAGTAATCATAATTTTGTTTTTAAAATAGGGCAAGGTATTTTTGGTCTGAGTGAAGAAGAAAAAGAGAAACTAAAATTAACAAAATTAGAAAATAATCTTGTAAAACCTTATTATGATACTCAAAATTTTATAAAATTCTTTTTTGAAAAAAATAATCATCGATGGATTATTTATACAAATTCATCTTTTAAAAATCCAAATTCTATGGATAATTATCCAAACTTAAAAAAACATTTAGATAAATTTAAAAAAGTTATTACTTCAGATAACAAACCTTATGGACTACATAGAGCTAGAGATGAAAAATTTTTTACAGGTAGTCCTAGAATAGTAGCTTTAAGAAAATGTGTAAATGAGCCTAAATTCAGTTATGTTGATTTTGATTGTTATGTTTCGGCGACTTTTTATGTTATAAAAACACAAAGAATTGATACAAAGTATCTAGTTGCTATTTTAAATTCAAAACTTATGATGTTTTGGTTAAAACATAAAGGAAAAATGCAAGGCAATAATTATCAAATAGATAAAGAGCCTTTGTTAAATATTCCTATAGTAGATATAAATTCTAAAAATGAAAAACTAGCAAGCGAGCTTATAAGCTTAGTCGATGAGATTTTAATTTTAAAAGAACAAGACAAAAAAGCAAACACCAAAACCCAAGAAGACAAAATAAACTCTATTGTTTATAAACTTTATAACCTAAACGAAGAAGAAATAAAAATCATTGAAGGCAAATAA
- a CDS encoding PD-(D/E)XK nuclease family protein has protein sequence MEKFVEILLEEDAKFEKDVDNGLSDINILEALNVEIKENYHSKFIAYLININKDHYQKKFAKVFLEKLGKSLVNTKFENLSIEDIKSVETEACIKDNRRIDILITLSDKRYIIIENKIYAKDQKNQLKDYINFVRKNIKNIQDCYKNILTIYLHQDECASPSDYSLGNFTIKTNLIKDKNENNVSYYLKMDYIWIKEWIDECIKIYEEKSIKDQKFILDIQNIIFTLNQYKSILQWYMTDEYTQRDDVLEFIFQDNIKMQNLKNVMILYRYNKNKSELKNLNEEKYKKAKDIIQHKWTNICEYIIEEFFDSFEHKEIKIGDIAFIGNKIEENRVNHGVFIFYPMDYKNESIYPCIYIYFKKKYYDIIGLAFEISNDDEEDIENEKYKECLKLFKDVKEENVRKYQNHYYCDKLINNEKLEGEYAFIYWLIENQNSKKDFIQILNDFFIKKPIQQAYKGINDILNS, from the coding sequence ATGGAAAAATTTGTTGAAATATTGCTTGAAGAAGATGCTAAATTTGAAAAAGATGTAGATAATGGTTTGAGTGATATAAATATACTTGAGGCTTTGAACGTTGAAATAAAAGAAAATTATCATTCTAAATTTATAGCTTATTTAATTAATATAAATAAGGATCATTATCAAAAAAAATTTGCAAAGGTATTTTTAGAAAAACTTGGCAAGAGTTTAGTAAATACGAAATTTGAAAATTTAAGCATAGAAGATATAAAAAGCGTAGAAACAGAAGCCTGCATAAAAGATAATAGAAGGATAGATATTTTAATAACATTAAGTGATAAAAGATATATTATAATAGAAAATAAAATTTATGCAAAAGATCAAAAAAATCAATTGAAAGATTATATTAATTTTGTAAGAAAAAATATCAAAAATATACAAGATTGCTATAAAAACATATTGACTATATATTTGCATCAAGATGAGTGCGCTAGTCCTAGTGATTATAGCTTGGGAAATTTTACAATAAAGACAAATTTGATTAAAGATAAAAATGAAAATAATGTTAGCTATTATTTGAAGATGGATTACATATGGATTAAGGAATGGATTGATGAGTGTATAAAAATATATGAAGAAAAATCAATCAAAGATCAAAAATTTATTCTTGATATACAAAACATTATTTTTACTCTAAATCAATACAAAAGTATTTTACAATGGTATATGACAGATGAGTATACTCAAAGAGATGATGTATTAGAATTTATTTTTCAAGACAATATAAAAATGCAAAATTTAAAAAATGTGATGATTTTATATAGATATAACAAAAACAAATCAGAGCTTAAAAATTTAAATGAAGAAAAATATAAAAAAGCTAAAGATATTATTCAGCATAAATGGACCAACATCTGCGAATATATAATAGAAGAATTTTTTGATAGTTTTGAACACAAGGAAATTAAAATAGGTGATATAGCTTTTATCGGCAATAAAATAGAAGAAAATCGTGTTAATCATGGTGTGTTTATATTTTATCCTATGGATTATAAGAATGAAAGCATATATCCATGTATATATATTTATTTTAAAAAAAAATACTATGATATTATTGGTTTGGCATTTGAAATTTCAAATGATGATGAAGAAGATATAGAAAATGAAAAATATAAAGAATGTTTAAAATTATTTAAAGATGTAAAAGAAGAAAATGTTAGAAAATATCAAAATCACTATTATTGTGATAAATTAATAAACAATGAAAAATTAGAAGGAGAATACGCTTTTATTTATTGGTTGATTGAAAATCAAAATTCTAAAAAGGACTTTATTCAAATTTTAAATGATTTTTTTATTAAAAAACCTATACAGCAAGCATATAAAGGTATTAATGATATATTAAATTCTTAA
- a CDS encoding TerC family protein, whose product MFEWIFSVDAWVVLLTLTALEIVLGIDNIIFLAILVSKLPPEHRDKGRILGLAFAMITRILLLLSLFWVMKLVAPLFSILGNEISGRDLVLLLGGLFLIVKSIKEIKESIMHQEESQSNIKISNKLWVVVAEIAVIDIVFSLDSVITAVGIAQDIEIMIIAVIVAVLVMLFASKPIADFVEKYPSIKILALAFLVMIGFVLVCESFDIHIDKAYIYTAMAFSLVVEILNIVSQKKQTDNS is encoded by the coding sequence ATGTTTGAATGGATTTTTAGTGTAGATGCTTGGGTGGTATTGCTTACCCTTACAGCTTTAGAGATTGTGCTAGGGATTGATAATATCATTTTCTTAGCGATTTTAGTTTCTAAGTTACCACCAGAACATAGAGATAAAGGTAGAATTTTAGGTCTTGCTTTTGCAATGATTACTAGAATTTTATTATTATTATCTTTATTTTGGGTGATGAAGCTTGTCGCGCCTTTATTTAGTATACTTGGTAATGAAATTTCAGGTAGAGATTTGGTGCTTTTGCTTGGAGGGTTATTTTTGATAGTTAAGTCTATTAAGGAAATCAAAGAAAGTATAATGCATCAAGAAGAAAGTCAAAGCAATATAAAAATTAGCAATAAACTTTGGGTTGTAGTAGCTGAAATAGCAGTGATAGATATAGTATTTTCTCTTGATAGTGTTATTACTGCTGTAGGTATTGCTCAAGATATAGAGATTATGATTATTGCTGTTATAGTAGCGGTATTAGTAATGCTTTTTGCCTCTAAACCAATTGCAGATTTTGTAGAAAAATATCCAAGTATTAAAATTTTAGCTCTGGCATTTTTAGTGATGATAGGCTTTGTTTTAGTGTGTGAAAGTTTTGATATTCATATAGATAAAGCATATATTTACACGGCTATGGCTTTTTCTTTAGTAGTTGAAATTTTAAACATCGTTTCACAAAAAAAGCAAACAGATAATTCTTAA